The Zonotrichia albicollis isolate bZonAlb1 chromosome 6, bZonAlb1.hap1, whole genome shotgun sequence genome window below encodes:
- the NAT10 gene encoding RNA cytidine acetyltransferase, translating into MQRRKVDNRIRVLIENGVAERQRSLFVVVGDRGKDQVVILHHMLSKATVKARPSVLWCYKKELGFSSHRKKRMRQLQKKIKSGTLNIKDDDPFELFIAATNIRYCYYNETHKILGNTFGMCVLQDFEALTPNLLARTVETVEGGGIVVILLRTMNSLKQLYTMTMDVHSRYRTEAHQDVVGRFNERFILSLASCKTCLVIDDQLNILPISSHAANITPVPPQSQEDSLGPQDLELRELKESLQDTQPVGVLVDGCKTLDQAKAVLKFIEAISEKTLRSTVALTAARGRGKSAALGLAIAGAVAFGYSNIFVTSPSPDNLHTLFEFIFKGFDALQYQEHLDYEIVQSLNPEFNKAVVRVNVFKEHRQTIQYIHPADSVKLGQAELVVIDEAAAIPLPLVKNLLGPYLVFMASTINGYEGTGRSLSLKLIQQLRQQSAQSQVTLTAENKSTATAKLTSARTLHEVSLHESIRYAPGDPVEKWLNDLLCLDCLNITRIISGCPLPDTCDLYYVNRDTLFCYHRASEVFLQRLMALYVASHYKNSPNDLQMLSDAPAHHLFCLLPPVPPTQNSLPEVLAVVQVCMEGEISRQSIMNSLSRGKKASGDLIPWTISEQFQDPDFGGLSGGRVVRIAVHPDYQGMGYGSRALTLLQMYYEGKFPCLEGETVQKPKEITTVSSETVGLLEEVVTPRKDLPPLLLKLSERQAEHLDYLGVSYGLTPRLLKFWKRAGFVPVYLRQTPNDLTGEHSCIMLKMLNEEDSEQEPWLTAFWKDFRRRFLSLLSYQFSTFSPSLALNILQNKNIKQQPQAPLSRAELESAFIPYDLKRLEMYSRNMVDYHLIMDMVPTIARMFFLSQMGDISLSAAQSALFLGIGLQHKSLDQLEKELELPSSQLMGLFNRIIRKVVQLFNTVQEKAVEEQMAATKDVVMEPTLKSLNDDLEEAAKEFQEKHKQEVMKLKEMDLTQYIIRGDDEEWNEVLSKAGQNASVVSLKSEKKRKLETARGPKQQKKFKKTKDLKQKKKK; encoded by the exons ATGCAGCGCCGCAAGGTGGACAACCGCATCCGCGTCCTCATCGAGAACGGCGTGGCGGAGCGGCAGCGGAGCCTGTTCGTGGTGGTGGGAGACCGCGGCAAGGACCAG gtTGTCATCCTCCACCACATGCTGTCCAAGGCCACGGTGAAGGCCAGGCCCtctgtgctctggtgctacAAGAAGGAGCTGGGCTTCAGCAG ccaCAGGAAGAAGAGGATGAGGCAGCTGCAGAAGAAGATTAAGAGTGGGACTCTGAACATCAAGGATGATGATCCCTTCGAGCTGTTCATTGCAGCCACAAACATCCGCTACTGCTACTACAACGAGACCCACAAGATCCTGGGGAACACCTTTGGAATGTGTGTCCTGCAG GATTTTGAAGCCTTGACTCCAAACCTGCTGGCCAGAACTGTGGAGACAGTGGAAGGTGGTGGAATTGTGGTGATCCTGCTGAGAACCATGAACTCCCTGAAGCAGCTCTATACAATGACCATG gACGTTCACTCCCGGTACAGGACCGAGGCGCACCAGGATGTGGTGGGGAGGTTCAATGAGAG gttCATCCTGTCCCTGGCCTCGTGCAAGACCTGCCTGGTGATCGATGACCAGCTGAACATCCTGCCCATCTCCAGCCACGCTGCCAACATCACTCCTGTGCCCCCCCAGTCCCAG GAGGACAGCCTGGGGCCCCAGGacctggagctgagggagctgaaggagagcCTGCAGGACACACAGCCTGTGGGAGTGCTGGTGGATGGCTGCAAAACCCTGGATCAG GCAAAAGCAGTTCTAAAATTCATTGAAGCCATTTCTGAGAAGACCCTGAGGAGCACTGTGGCATTAACAGCAGCCAGGGGACGAGGGAAatctgctgctttggggctggccaTTGCTGGAGCTGTGGCTTTTGG ttACTCCAATATCTTTGTCACATCTCCCAGCCCTGACAACCTTCACACTCTCTTTGAGTTCATATTTAAAGGCTTTGATGCACTGCAGTATCAG gagcatttggacTATGAGATTGTTCAGTCCTTAAATCCAGAGTTCAACAAGGCAGTGGTCAGAGTGAATGTGTTCAAGGAGCACAGGCAGACCATCCAG TACATCCACCCTGCTGATTCTGTGAAGCTGGGCCAGGCCGAGCTCGTGGTGATCGACGAAGCTGCTGCCATTCCCCTGCCCCTGGTGAAGAACCTGCTGGGCCCTTACCTGGTGTTCATGGCTTCCACCATCAATGG GTACGAGGGCACCGGGCGGTCGCTGTCCCTGAAGCTCATCCAGCAGCTCCGCCAGCAGAGCGCCCAGAGCCAGGTGACCCTGACAGCAGAGAACAAATCCACAGCCACTGCCAAGCTCACCTCAG CTCGCACGTTGCACGAGGTGTCCCTGCACGAGTCCATCAGGTACGCCCCTGGGGACCCCGTGGAGAAGTGGCTGAATGATCTCCTGTGCTTGGACTGCCTCAATATCACCAGGATCATCTCTGGCTGCCCCCTGCCAGACACCTGTGACCT ATACTATGTAAATAGAGACACGCTCTTCTGTTACCACAGAGCATCTGAAGTTTTCTTGCAGAGGCTGATGGCCCTCTATGTTGCTTCACACTACAAG AACTCCCCCAATGACCTCCAGATGCTCTCTGATGCCCCTGCCCATCATCTCTTTTGCCTTTTGCCTCCTGTTCCACCCACCCAGAATTCCTTACCAGAAGTCCTGGCTGTTGTTCAG GTGTGCATGGAGGGAGAGATCTCCCGCCAGTCCATCATGAACAGCCTCTCCAGGGGGAAGAAAGCCTCTGGTGATCTGATTCCCTGGACCATTTCAGAGCAG TTCCAGGATCCAGATTTTGGGGGCCTCTCCGGCGGGCGCGTGGTTCGCATCGCGGTTCACCCGGATTACCAGGGG ATGGGCTatggcagcagagctctgaCTTTGCTGCAGATGTACTATGAAGGCAAATTCCCATGTTTGGAAGGAGAAACAgttcaaaagccaaaagaaatcACAACTGTGAGCAGTGAG ACTGTTGGTTTATTAGAAGAGGTTGTGACACCCCGGAAAGATTTGCCTCCTTTGCTGCTCAAACTGAGTGAGAGACAAGCTGAGCACCTGGACTATCTCGGGGTGTCTTATGGCCTGACACCCAGATTGCTCAA GTTTTGGAAGCGTGCTGGATTTGTGCCAGTTTATCTGAGGCAGACCCCT AATGACCTGACAGGGGAGCATTCCTGCATCATGCTGAAGATGCTCAATGAAGAGGACTCTGAGCAGGAACCTTGGCTCACTGCCTTCTGGAAAG ATTTTAGGAGGCGCTTCCTTTCCCTGCTTTCCtaccagttcagcaccttctCTCCCTCCTTGGCACTGAACATtctacaaaacaaaaatatcaaaCAGCAGCCCCAAGCAC CCCTCAGCCGTGCTGAGCTGGAGTCAGCCTTCATCCCGTACGACCTGAAGAGGCTGGAGATGTACTCCCGCAACATGGTGGACTACCACCTCATCATGGACATGGTGCCCACCATTGCCAGGATGTTCTTCCTCAGCCAGATGGGAGACATCTCCCTCTCTGCTGCACAGTcg GCCCTTTTCCTAGGGATTGGCCTGCAGCATAAATCTCTGGACCagctggaaaaggagctggagctgcccagcagTCAATTGATGGGGCTCTTCAACAGGATCATCCGCAAAGTGGTGCAG CTCTTCAACACAGTCCAGGAAAAAGCTGTGGAGGAGCAGATGGCAGCAACAAAGGATGTTGTGATGGAGCCAACGCTGAAATCTTTAAATGATGATTTG gaggaggctgcaaaggaattccaagaaaaGCACAAGCAGGAGGTGATGAAGCTGAAGGAGATGGACCTCACACA